The genomic segment CCTTCAAGACCTTGCATAAGGCTGGGGGTGGCGCAAAGATATCTGGAAAGTCGCCAGCAATCTCTCCACTTGCCTCTCTCGATAACCCAGGCTTTATCCCATGGCACTCTGTGACATATTCATCTTGATGCTTATTTAAGAGACGTAGCACTACTGGTATTTCCAAATGCCCAGTATGTATATATAGCTTCCAAATCTTTAGttatttttccctttccttcTTGACGACATTCCTACCTTCCCTCGACATCCAcagttctcttaccttgccatccttgtccttccttgtgactggaacatacctgtcctgtactttGTTCAGATGGTCTTCAAACCTTCCACGTGTCGGACGTGGATCTGCCCACTTTCGCAATCCTGGGAACAaacctatattctgccttcaaattcgtcCTTCCCAAGTGAATCACTTCGTACCTTTCGAGGTTAAACTGTATCGGCCACTACTTAGgtcagttctgcatcctgtcgaTATCCTGTTGCAACCTACAACAACTTCAGCACTGTCCAAATCTCCTCCACCTTCCATATCATTGCAAGCACACTAAACcaaccttccacttcctcatccaaatcacttataaaaatcaccaaaaaCAGAGATCgcagaacagatctctgtggaacacaACTGATTGGCCACCCTGCAGGGAGAGCACACTCCAAACGTAACTATCCTCTGCCTTCCATCCTAAATCCACCAGCCAACTCTTTCTGGATACCATGCCTTCTGAAAGAGCCTACATGGTGAACCGTATCAAATTCCTCACTAAAGTCCAATTACCCCACAACGACTTCTCTATCTTTATCAATCTGCTTTGTTACATCGTCACACAATTCAACCGGACTCGTGGGGCTTGACCTGCTCCTCACAAAGCCAAACCGACCATCCCCAATCAGGTTTTACTTCTCCAAATTCCCGTAAGTCCTgactctaagaatcttctccaatagttcaaccaccactgaagtaagactcactggattATACTTTTCAGAGTTAtccctgctccctttcttgaacaaagcagTAATGTTTTCCACGCTCGACTCCTCAGCCACTACTTCTCTGGCGAGTGATAATGCAGAGATCAGCAAGTGTGCAGcaacctcttccctcacttcccccgGTTACCTGAGCATAAAGGAGGATTTATCTATCGTGTATTTCAAAAggtccaacacctcctctctcttgaCCGCGACGTGTTCCAGCACATCAGCCCATTTAACGCTGTCTTCACAAattgaagatccctctcactggtgaatactgaagtaaagtcttCAGTAAGGACCTGCCCTACCTCCACTGACTCCAGCGCGTGTTTCAACTTCTATCCCTGAGTGGACTTACCCTCACTCTGGTCATCCTGTTCTCCACGGACATCGAGAAAGCCTTGGGGTTTCCTCAATTCTAGTTAAGACACCTTGAGGCCCTTTCTACTCTCCTAACTCACTCTTCATTTTGTCCCCGGCTGCGTTGTGACTCTACAACCCTGTCTGACCTTGCTTCCAAAACCTTAAATCAGCTGATTTCTTCCTCTGACAAGATGTCTCACATCGcttgtcaaccacagttcctTCACACTATCATCCTTTCCATGCCTCAATGTGCCAAATCTGTCCAGAATCCCCTGCAAGCGCTCTCTAAAATCCCCCCACATTCCCACTGTGCAGTTCCCGGAGCACATGCTTTCCTGATTTATGTTCCGAGGTTCCAGACTGAGAGCATCATAATTGTACTTCCCACAATTAATTACTTTGGGGACGGACACCGACCTGCAGCGAGAGAGCGGGGCAGTGTGGTCAGTTTGTGGTCTGACACCGGGCTGTGAGGAGAGGGCGGGACAATGGGATTAATTTGGGACGGACACAGGGCTCAGGGACATCGTGGGGCAACGGGATTACTTTGcgactgacacggggctgtggaaTTTTAGAGTGTGTTTCCCGTTTATGAAGGGAGGCTGCTGGAACAGAGTGAATCAAATTAACTGTTATTTTTATTATGTTTTACAAAAGTCTTCGGTTTGTGTTATTCCGTAAGCAGTTAAAATGATCTATCGAGCTAAATTTAGGACAGACAGCGATATCTCCTTCACCATCGAGCAGCTCCCCCTCAAGGCCCTAACCCGCATTCTCGCGCTCTCACCCGACACTTCCTTTGACTTCAGGACCACGGAATCCCCGAGCTCAGCAGCAGCCCCAACCCCAGCAGTGCCGGTACTCCGGGGCTCCCACCCTCTCTGCCGCCGGAGATCCCCCGGAGCAGCTCCACCGAGGTGAGGAAGATCTCCACCCTTCCGTCCCCTCCCCACGGCCCCTTTGACCTCAGGATCTTATCGACCTGGAACGCTTCGCAAGGGGGTATCAGCACTTCCCTCTCAccggggaagggggagagagagcccACCGGGACCCCTCTGGCCGTTCGGATGTGGAACAGGGTCCCATCCACTCCGGTAAAAGCCTCCGCCACTTCCCGGGAAGCCGAGGCCGAGGTGAACGCTCCAAACTCGATCGTCTGCCCCTGTTTGGCCCGGAACGGGAGTGAGGCCCCTCTGTACACTGTCCCAGGATggtccaccccctccctctccctcagctCCTTTAGTGCCCGGGACAGAAGGCTGCGGTAAGTCCGGAAGGCCACACAGGAGGTTGGAGTAGTTTgggtctggagactggaggccaggcACAGGCGGGTCTCTCTATTGAAGATGAGGTAAAAGGGAGTGGAGGGTGGAGGAGGGTGCTCCAGGGTATAGGTCATGACGGTCCGGGCCAGCTCCTCGCTAATGGAGGGGCCGCTCCCTCCTGAACTCTCACCGAGCTCGAGTCCCGCTCGGCTCCAGGCTGCACTGAGCTCTGGCTGTGACTCCAACTCAGACTGCAGACGGGACAGGAGGATGGCTATATCCCCGTCTGCGTCCAACCCGGGACCCCCCGCTTCCCGCCGGCAGCCAGGAACCCGTCCCAGGGGGACCGCCTTGTCTGAGAATCGCAGGGGACGGCCGCAGAGCGCGGGAAGGGCGAtccctgtggagagagagagggaatgagggtCATGTCGGAGGAAGGGTGGGGAGCGGGAGAGCAAGGGAGGGAAATGTACCATCAGAACGATTGCGACAATGTGGCAGGTGCGCATGCGCTGTTTGATGGTGcgagataacacacacaaaatactggaggaactcagcaggccaggcggcatctgtggaaaaaaggtactgttgacgtttcgcgctgagttgctccagcattttgtgcgtgtttctGCCCAGTCTCTCTCCTCAGCTCACTACCGTCCTGGTATCTGTTTTCACCccgtctctctccttcccctggtcTCTCCAAACCCCCTATCTCTCCCTTCTCTtttctgtcagctcattccaaatcACTTTTCCCATACCAGATCCCTCTCCTCACCCGAGCCTATCTCCCCATCAAAGGACCCCTCCCCGCTCTCCCTGGTCTCTCCGTCCACCCAGTCACCCCAATCTCACTCTATATCATcagtctctctccccgtctctctctgtctctctgacctccaCCCCACCTCTCCATTCACTACTCCACTCTGTCTTTCCCAGATTATCTCTCTCTCCAGTCTCTTCCTTCCCCCAGTCTCCCTCTCTCCGCACTCTCCATCACcccgtctctctctttctctctgccacagactgtttCTCCCTTTCTGCACAGTCTCCCACCAGCCACATCCCCATATCTTCCTCTTTCACTATTTCCCTCTCCACAGTCTCGCTCCATAGCgtctcctccccgtctctcttctCCCTGATCCTCTCTACCCCCATCTTTCTCGACTGCCTCTCGCTCCTCCATTTCTCTCAGTGTGTCCTCCCAGTCATTCTCTCGCCTTCGACACCCCTCATTTTCTCCCACAACCTGTCTATCTTGACttatctctccttctcccttcccaGTCTCTATCCTCACTTACTCTTCATCAGTGTCTTTCTCCCATCCTACAGTCTGGTCTGTTTATACAGTTTCTCTCTTTCGACCCCTCAATCCCTCTCTTAACCCCAatgcccttttctctctctatctctcgtcCCCCATTCTTTCTACCTCAGTCACACCCcaggtccctctctctcccatccttCCCAACCTCGTTCTTCTTCCCCATTCATTCACCCAATTTCTCTTTCCCACCAGCCTCTCCCCTACAATCTCGCTGGCGTCCCCCAGTCCCACTCTCATTCTCCAATCTCTCGTTGTTCCCAGTCACTTCTCCCAATATTTCTCCtgatccccattccccattcttcctgtctcgtgctctctcttaacgcaattccctctcccccactctctcacctctctctctctctcgctctctctctctctctctctctctctctctctctctctctctctctctctctctctctctctctccatcattttTGCTCTCCATGCCCTGTCTCTGTCCTCCTGGTCTCTCTGTCCTCTCAAATTCACAGcccgtctctctctccaacgTCTCTTTCTCTCCCCGTCTCTTTCCCCTCCCATATCGCCCAGTCTCTCACCTTCAAGCTCATTGTTTCCCCCAGATTCTCTCTCCCTTCCAGTTTCTCTCCATTATTCCCTCTCTCACGGAGCGCacccagtctgtctgtctgtctccctctctccctgatcCCGCTGTGTCCCCCTCTCTCGCTACAGcccattctctctttctctctgatgCCGCTGTGTCCCCCTCTCTCGCTacagcccattctctctctctctctctctttctgatcccgctgtgtccctctctctctctctacagcccattctctctctctccctgatcgCGCTGTGTCCCTCTCTATCTCTAcagcccagtctctctctctctctctctgatcccgctgtgtccctctctctctctacagcccattctctctctctctctctcgctctctgatcccgctgtgtccctctctctctctacagcccattctctctctctctgatcccgctgtgtccctctctctctctctacaaccaattctctctctctctctctctgaccccgctgtgtccctctctttctctacagcccattctctccctctctctctctgatcccgctgtgtccctctctttctctacagcccattctctctctctctctctctctgatgccgCTGTGTCACCCCTCTCCCTACAGGCcagtttctctctttttctccatcTGCTTCACGCAGCTCTGAATGCCTGTAGGTTCCAGTCTCCGGAACGAACACTAACTCTATTTTTCTGGCAGACAAAAGCGCTTCTGTAACCATCACCCATTGAAATAGCGGGGGTGGTATACTGGACTGAACACAGAGAGAGATTCAGCGTCGGACAGTAGtcaggatggggtggggggggtgagtcCAAATAGTGGATAATGAGAGTGGGAGGAACtgctgctggggagtgagaggaggtgttggagagtgggagtgtgagggtgagggggagctgatggagagagggagtatgagggtgaggggggaaagacgGAGGGAAGTCAGAATGGGATCAGAGAGTACGGAGgagcgaggctggagggaggagggtGCGCTGAGGTGTGAGAGGATGATGATGtatgaggagaaagagagagacgagagtCGGTGACCGGAGtgtggactgaggagggaagTCGAAGATGAGGGAGCAGAACTACAATCAGAGGGGAGGGGTAGGTGTGGTGGGAAGTTTCATTCCCTCAGTCTCACTCACAGTAACAGAGGAAGCAGAAGGCGAGGGGTCTGAGGTTCCTCATTCTCGCTCAGTTCGCAAATTCCTCTTGTTCACGGCCTTCGGAACAAGTCCCCGTTGTTCTGAAAAGATCCGTTCACTGGCCGCTTCTCTGTCTGCCTGTTCCTTCTGTTCCTGAGCGTCGGAGCGAGTCTCTTTCCGCTGCTCTGAAAGGATCCGTTCGCTAGTCGGTGCTTCTTCCGCCTGTCGTCTCCGACTGACGCCAACTCTGAAATACTGACCtctcaaactctctctctctctctctctctctctctctctctctctctctctctcttcctctctcctctcccccctcttactctctccctctccctcctctttctttctccctctcctctctctctctctcccctctctctctctctctctctctctctctctctgcccccaacTCTCTCTCTACACACTATTCCTGTATATTGTATCAACTTTCTGGTTAATTCATTTCTTTAGCGGTGTTTGCTCACAGACACAATTGGGAAAAAGCAGCATGCCTGAGACCATCTGTGAAAACAGAACCCGACAAACTGTTTGATCGGACAAGTTCAcgattttattttactttacatGCTCCCGGAAGTGTCGAACTTCAGCTGTAATATCTGCCTGTGTATCACatatccagcatctgtaggtAGGAACATAAGAAACAACGTAAGAGATAGAGGCAGGAGTCGGCGATCTGGCCTGTcgaacctgctccgccattcaatatgatcacggTTAATCTGACCATGGAGTCATCTGCACCTACTGCCTTTTCCCgaaaacccttaattcccctactatgcaagaaTCTATCCCACCGTGTCTTAAATACATTCACGTGTCTATCCAAGTGTCTCTGAAAAGTCCAGAATCTATCTGCCTCAGCCAGCAACTAAGCACACATTCCAGGCTCCCAACAACTTTTGTTTAAAGGGAATCTGCCTCTCACAACTTCCGACAGGGCTGCAgagagggagagtttaaactggggAAGCATGGTCAGGGGTGAAGGGGTACAGAGGCTGTCTACTAGCCCAGTGACGGAGGAGGAGGCTGAGCCTGGAAGTGAGCAAGTCAGACACGGtttcaggagagagagacaacgatgtgatttcctgtgtcacggTGATGAGCAGTCTTCTCCAGCGAGGAgcttgtgtggagatgcagcttccctggaggtggaggaaagaggacacaccaacaggtggaaccagctgtgggaagacatggtttgtcaggaCAGAATACGGGCTGGatgtaccataaccttcagactgaatcagaataTTAGAAATTCGGATagatgtgatcacatgtgcagagggcaggggttgtgtcttcatcagaccctcagtgagatggttcaagttacaatgtgtagggatgaaagcacagtgtttggggccggatttaatcactgattctgacagTGAGAGGGTTGGTTTTCCTGTAGGGAAACAACATTAATGGAAGAAGATACAGAAACGTCATTAATTTCCAGCTGTTTCGAGGAAAGTGACCAATTTGCATGTTACCTTGACAGAAACAGATATTCACAATGGTGACAAAGGGGAGCAGCCTAGTTTATTTCAGgttggagaggggtgtggagttttgaaatcaatgccttgcggtgccaccatcgttaatttgtcatgtccggagtggtggatcacacagcagggaaacaggcctttggccggcCATACTTGTTCTGAACATCCACTCACTGTCTACACTGGCcccatttatcagcactcggttcatagccgactgtatctcggcagtttcaatgctcatccacttcgtaaatgttgtgaagggacctgtctccaccaccactcgggcagtgtgttccggatttcagctaccctctgagtgaaaaatcacTTCTTCAGAGCCCTCTAAACCTCTGCTTAAAGCGGTATCCTCTGATCTTTGATATCTCTGTCCCAGCATCGTGGCTGATACGGACACcggtgaggcctttgacaagggtcAGCATGGAAATTTGCTGCGGAAAATTAGAACACTTGcgatccagggagagctggctaatCGGATGCACAGTTGGCTTTGTGTGTAGGAAACGGAGAGTGATGGTAGGAGGCTGTTTCTTGGACTCGAGGTTTCTGCCTAGTGGTGTTCCCAGTGTTACGCCCATTGCCACTTATCGTCTGTGTCAATAATTTGGTTGAGAGTGTACATGGTATGGTTAGTAACTTTGCAGCAAGTTCAAGTCATTACTTTATTTGAAATATAGTAAGTATAATCACTCCTCTCTCGTTCCCTGTCCGCACTCGCTCTGATCCTTTCCGACCAtcgtcctccccctccccacccacttccGTTCTCCACGCCGTCTTCTCCTTCACGTcacagaggtcataggttaagggggaATATTGTTGGTGACACttagaggaaacttcttcactcagatgttggtgagggtgtggaatgagctgcctccCGAAGGGGCGGATGCGAGTtaaatttcaatatgcaagggaaaTTTAGTTAAGTGCAAGGATGGGAGGGATATTTCGGGTGATGTTGCGGGTAGATGGGAGTAGACAGAAACAAAATGTGTCGGCATGGTctagacgggctgaagggcctgttttttgtGCCGTTGAGCTCTGTAGCCGATAAcattctgatttgtaatttccacagtcagtgtTTGCTGTTAATGACTGAACCAAGAAATTTGCAGAATGTATGAAGAAGTTACCTGCTGTCTGTTGCTGTCCTCAAAGTCACTGGGACGTCCCATCACTGAGCAGGTATTGTCTTCTCCATTCTCTTTCACTCAGTCTGTCTCTCAACACGTTGACAGGCAATCACATAACTCACAGAGAAGGGAATCTCGACAGACGGGTTCCTGCTCTTCCTCAGCCTGGTGATGGGGAAACTCTCCCAGTcccagggagtgatgtgggaatcCTTGGTGGAAATAA from the Mobula birostris isolate sMobBir1 chromosome 13, sMobBir1.hap1, whole genome shotgun sequence genome contains:
- the LOC140207955 gene encoding uncharacterized protein, whose protein sequence is MRNLRPLAFCFLCYWIALPALCGRPLRFSDKAVPLGRVPGCRREAGGPGLDADGDIAILLSRLQSELESQPELSAAWSRAGLELGESSGGSGPSISEELARTVMTYTLEHPPPPSTPFYLIFNRETRLCLASSLQTQTTPTSCVAFRTYRSLLSRALKELREREGVDHPGTVYRGASLPFRAKQGQTIEFGAFTSASASREVAEAFTGVDGTLFHIRTARGVPVGSLSPFPGEREVLIPPCEAFQVDKILRSKGPWGGDGRVEIFLTSVELLRGISGGREGGSPGVPALLGLGLLLSSGIPWS